In one Brassica oleracea var. oleracea cultivar TO1000 chromosome C9, BOL, whole genome shotgun sequence genomic region, the following are encoded:
- the LOC106313560 gene encoding thylakoid lumenal 17.4 kDa protein, chloroplastic has translation MIQNEFEIDNSTVVRCPMAEEKLKTLISFMASLPVQFSRNHHLSTPNFSSRFRRSTEQRSFVALVHCSARENGDADVRGIKKSLFPVKELGCLACAALSAFTLTLASPVIAANQRLPPLSTDPTRCEQAFVGNTIGQANGVYDKPLDLRFCDYTNDQSNLKGKTLSAALMSGAKFDGADMTEVVMSKAYAVGASFKGVNFSNAVIDRVNFGKSDLKGAVFKNTVLSGSTFDEANLEDVVFEDTIIGYIDLQKICRNETINEEGRLVLGCR, from the exons ATGATCCAAAACGAATTTGAGATAGATAACTCAACGGTTGTCCGTTGTCCGATGGCAGAAGAAAAACTCAAAACACTCATATCATTCATGGCTTCGCTTCCTGTCCAGTTCTCCAGGAATCATCATCTCTCTACCCCCAATTTCTCCAGTAGATTCCGCCGTTCCACGGAGCAGAGATCTTTTGTAGCTCTTGTTCATTGCTCCG CTAGAGAAAACGGAGACGCTGATGTTCGAGGAATCAAGAAGAGTTTGTTTCCTGTTAAGGAGCTTGGATGTCTCGCTTGCGCCGCTCTTTCCGCTTTCACTCTTACATTAGCTTCTCCCGTCATTGCTGCTAACCAG AGACTTCCTCCGCTTTCAACAGATCCAACACGGTGTGAACAAGCTTTTGTTGGTAACACGATAGGTCAAGCAAACGGGGTCTATGACAAGCCACTCGATCTCAGGTTCTGCGACTACACAAACGATCAGTCCAATCTCAAAGGCAAGACTCTCTCTGCAGCCTTGATGTCAGGCGCCAAGTTTGATGGTGCTGACATGACTGAAGTCGTTATGTCAAAAGCTTACGCCGTTGGAGCAAGCTTCAAGG GGGTGAATTTCTCGAATGCTGTCATCGACCGGGTGAACTTCGGGAAGTCGGATCTAAAAGGAGCTGTGTTCAAGAACACGGTGTTGTCAGGTTCGACATTCGACGAGGCAAACCTGGAGGATGTGGTCTTTGAGGACACCATCATTGGTTACATAGACCTTCAGAAGATTTGTAGGAACGAGACTATTAACGAAGAAGGAAGACTCGTCTTGGGTTGCAGATAA